The sequence ACCCCAATGCCCTCGTCATCGACGGCCGCGGCCAGACGCTGATGTCCGGTCTGACCGACGCGCACACCCACTTCACCTGGGACAACCGCCCCTTCGACCAGCTGGGCAACACCCCGGTCGAAGAACACCTGCTCTCCACCATCGACTCCGCCAAGACCTACCTCGACTACGGCTATACCATGTGCTTCGGCGCAGCCAGCGCCAAAGCCCGCCTCGATGTCGTCGTCCGCGACGCCATCAACGCCGGCCGGATCCCCGGCCCCCGTTACCGGGCCAACGGCATGGAAATCGCGACCACCGCCGGTGACCTGGTCGACAGCATCACCCAGACCGCCGACGGGGTGGAGGACATGCGCAAGGTGGTGCGCGCAACTATCGGCCTGGGTGTCGACAACATCAAGATGAGCATCTCGGGTGAAGAAGTCACCGGCACCCGTTCCGCCGAAGACACCTACATCACCGAAGAGGAACTGCAGGTCGCCGTCGATGAAGCCCACCGCCGCGGGGTCAAGGTCTGCACCCATGCGCGTAGCCGGGATTCGGTCTACCTCTCGTTGAAGACCGGGGTCGACGTGATCTACCACGCCTCCTATATCGATGAACAGGGCATGGACATGCTCGAGGCAGCCAAGGACCGTGTTTTCGTCGCCCCGGCCATCAACTGGCTGGTCGCCACCCTGGAAGACGCAGGCCAATTTGGCTACAGTCACGAAGCTGCTGAACAGGCCGGTTACGCCAAGGAACTCGACGTTGCGGTCAAGGGCGTGCAGGAGATGCATCGCCGGGGCATCCGGGTGCTGCCCGGTGGCGACTACGGCTTCGCGTGGACCCCACACGGCACCTACGCCCGGGATCTCGCCCACTTCGTCAACCTGTTCGGGTACACCGAGATGGAGGCAATTATTGCGGCTACCTCCCTGGGTGGGGAACTCTTCGGCCAGGCCGATG comes from Corynebacterium occultum and encodes:
- a CDS encoding metal-dependent hydrolase family protein, with amino-acid sequence MSKTIFKNVQILDSTGTQPYLGEVLVENERITEVSPGVGKINDPNALVIDGRGQTLMSGLTDAHTHFTWDNRPFDQLGNTPVEEHLLSTIDSAKTYLDYGYTMCFGAASAKARLDVVVRDAINAGRIPGPRYRANGMEIATTAGDLVDSITQTADGVEDMRKVVRATIGLGVDNIKMSISGEEVTGTRSAEDTYITEEELQVAVDEAHRRGVKVCTHARSRDSVYLSLKTGVDVIYHASYIDEQGMDMLEAAKDRVFVAPAINWLVATLEDAGQFGYSHEAAEQAGYAKELDVAVKGVQEMHRRGIRVLPGGDYGFAWTPHGTYARDLAHFVNLFGYTEMEAIIAATSLGGELFGQADELGKVQPGYYADMILVDGNPLEDITILQDIKKITAVMKNGEFHRRPHENMIIPKEAHEPAMATV